From Serinicoccus profundi, the proteins below share one genomic window:
- a CDS encoding 3'(2'),5'-bisphosphate nucleotidase CysQ, whose translation MTTDDHTLARELADLAGARLLSVREQLHTKGVEGRELKDAGDAASQELLAAALAERAPGDAVLSEEAADDHARLSAERVWIIDPLDGTREFSEVPRDDWAVHVALWQSGELVAGAVALPARGVTYSTGEQHRLDLPARPAGDPPLRLAVSRSRPPAFAEALGRTMGATTVPMGSAGVKAMSVLDGSSDAYVHAGGQYEWDSAAPVAVAAAHGLHTSRVDGSPLVYNRENPWSPDLVVCRPEVAEELLAALATISLD comes from the coding sequence ATGACGACTGACGACCACACCCTGGCCCGCGAGCTCGCCGACCTCGCCGGCGCACGCCTGCTGAGCGTCCGCGAGCAGCTGCATACCAAGGGGGTCGAGGGCCGCGAGCTCAAGGACGCCGGTGACGCCGCCTCCCAGGAGCTGCTGGCAGCCGCGCTGGCCGAGCGCGCCCCCGGCGACGCCGTGCTGAGCGAGGAGGCGGCCGACGACCACGCCCGGCTCTCCGCCGAGCGGGTGTGGATCATCGACCCGCTGGACGGGACGCGGGAGTTCAGCGAGGTGCCCCGGGACGACTGGGCCGTGCACGTGGCGCTGTGGCAGTCCGGTGAGCTCGTGGCCGGGGCGGTCGCGCTGCCCGCGCGCGGCGTGACCTACAGCACCGGCGAGCAGCACCGGCTCGACCTGCCAGCACGGCCGGCCGGCGACCCGCCGCTGCGGCTGGCCGTGAGCCGCTCCCGCCCGCCGGCCTTCGCCGAGGCGCTCGGCCGGACCATGGGGGCGACCACGGTCCCGATGGGGTCGGCCGGGGTCAAGGCGATGTCGGTGCTCGACGGCTCCTCCGACGCCTACGTCCACGCCGGCGGGCAGTACGAGTGGGACTCCGCGGCGCCCGTGGCGGTCGCCGCGGCGCACGGTCTGCACACCAGCCGGGTCGACGGCAGCCCCCTGGTCTACAACCGGGAGAACCCGTGGTCCCCCGACCTCGTCGTCTGCCGACCTGA